One genomic window of Comamonas serinivorans includes the following:
- a CDS encoding MFS transporter: MTSSSRPPTFYGWWIVLACMTFATVCWSLGTFGMSVYVFALSETDGGAARFPVATVSTAVTLAYLVSAALMVGVGSVSARHGTRPVVAFGAGVLALAMCALPQCRVAWQLYGAFALLGVAMSCLSTVAIGTTLAPWFDVYQGRAVSTAMLGASIGGMVGTPLLMAGIRHLGFAHTAWLAAGLALLVIVPLAVFVMRRQPQDLGLHPDGLPPRAGGAGAANAPVWTRGSALRTRQFQTQVFAFGVALMVQVGFLSHHVPIALPWLGSAGAAAAVTAAAVAAFIGRLLLARYADQVDVRKTAAGVLAFGCVSLVGMALFPSPVALMVFSISYGLTVGNITTLPPIITRREFGSASFGVVFGTASMLTAVLMALGPSLFGAIRQAFGGYAPALLLGAALDVLAVAALIWGGRRPLVPPAAAAPQPS, from the coding sequence ATGACTTCCTCCTCCCGACCCCCGACCTTCTATGGCTGGTGGATCGTGCTGGCCTGCATGACGTTTGCCACCGTCTGCTGGTCGCTGGGCACGTTCGGCATGAGCGTGTACGTGTTCGCGCTGAGCGAGACCGATGGCGGCGCGGCGCGCTTTCCAGTGGCCACGGTGTCCACCGCCGTCACGCTGGCCTACCTCGTCAGCGCGGCGCTGATGGTGGGCGTGGGCAGCGTGTCGGCGCGCCACGGCACCCGGCCCGTGGTGGCGTTTGGGGCCGGGGTGCTGGCGCTGGCCATGTGCGCGCTGCCGCAGTGCCGCGTGGCCTGGCAGCTGTACGGGGCGTTTGCGTTGCTGGGCGTGGCCATGTCCTGCCTGTCCACCGTGGCCATCGGCACCACGCTGGCGCCGTGGTTCGACGTCTACCAGGGCCGCGCGGTGTCCACGGCCATGCTGGGCGCCAGCATCGGCGGCATGGTGGGCACGCCGCTGCTCATGGCCGGCATCCGCCACCTGGGGTTTGCGCACACGGCCTGGCTGGCGGCGGGGCTGGCCTTGCTCGTCATCGTGCCGCTGGCGGTGTTCGTCATGCGGCGCCAGCCCCAGGATCTGGGGCTGCACCCCGATGGCCTGCCGCCGCGCGCCGGTGGCGCCGGGGCTGCGAACGCGCCAGTCTGGACCCGCGGCAGTGCGCTGCGCACGCGCCAGTTCCAGACCCAGGTGTTCGCGTTCGGCGTGGCCTTGATGGTGCAAGTCGGTTTCCTGAGCCACCACGTGCCCATCGCCCTGCCGTGGCTGGGCAGCGCCGGCGCCGCTGCGGCCGTGACGGCGGCGGCCGTGGCCGCCTTCATCGGCCGCTTGCTGCTGGCGCGCTATGCCGACCAGGTGGACGTGCGCAAGACTGCCGCGGGCGTGCTGGCTTTTGGGTGCGTGTCGCTGGTGGGCATGGCGCTGTTCCCGTCGCCCGTGGCGCTGATGGTGTTCAGCATCAGCTACGGCCTGACGGTGGGCAACATCACCACGCTGCCGCCCATCATCACGCGGCGCGAGTTCGGTTCGGCGTCGTTCGGCGTGGTGTTTGGCACGGCCTCCATGCTGACGGCGGTGCTGATGGCGCTGGGGCCCAGCCTGTTCGGCGCCATCCGCCAGGCGTTTGGCGGCTACGCCCCGGCCTTGCTGCTGGGGGCCGCGCTCGATGTGCTGGCCGTGGCGGCCCTCATCTGGGGCGGGCGCCGGCCGCTCGTGCCGCCGGCCGCCGCCGCCCCGCAGCCGTCTTGA
- a CDS encoding plasmid stabilization protein, translated as MPRGDKSAYTDKQKRQAEHIEDSYEQRGVKPDEAERRAWATVNKQSGGGNRSGSGRGQPDTTESARKGGRLGGKASAARSAAERSASAKKAAATRKRNAAKRARASSS; from the coding sequence ATGCCCCGCGGTGACAAAAGCGCCTACACCGACAAGCAAAAACGCCAGGCCGAACACATCGAAGACAGCTACGAGCAACGCGGCGTGAAACCCGACGAAGCCGAGCGCCGCGCCTGGGCCACCGTCAACAAGCAGTCTGGCGGCGGCAACCGCTCCGGCTCCGGCCGGGGCCAGCCCGACACGACCGAGTCGGCCCGCAAAGGCGGGCGGCTGGGCGGCAAGGCCTCGGCCGCGCGGTCGGCGGCAGAACGCTCGGCCTCGGCCAAGAAGGCCGCCGCGACCCGCAAGCGCAACGCCGCCAAGCGCGCCCGGGCGTCATCGTCTTGA